In Streptomyces sp. NBC_01707, a genomic segment contains:
- a CDS encoding ABC transporter ATP-binding protein, with translation MLIKLLRACLGPYKKPIMLLVALQLLQTCATLYLPSLNADIIDNGVVEGDTGYILQYGGIMIAVSIAQVVCNTGAVFYGARTAAALGRDVRASVFDRVQSFSAREVGRFGAPSLITRTTNDVQQVQMLVLMTFTMMVSAPIMCVGGIIMALGQDVPLSAVLLAVVPVLGIAVSLIVRRMRPLFRTMQERLDTVNRVLREQITGNRVIRAFVRDGYEEKRFRGANTELTDVALSTGRLMALMFPTVMTVVNVSSIAVVWFGAHRIDSGGMEIGALTAFLSYLMQIVMSVMMATFMFMMVPRAEVCAERIQEVLETDSSVVPPVEAVRELRAHGHLEVRAADFRYPGAEEPVLRSVDLVARPGETTAIIGSTGSGKSTLLGLVPRLFDVTDGQVLVDGTDVRTLEPSLLARTVSLVPQKPYLFSGTVATNLRYGNPDATDEELWHALEVAQAKEFVEELEHGLHAPIAQGGTNVSGGQRQRLAIARTLVQRPEIYLFDDSFSALDYATDAALRRALSQETAEATVVIVAQRVSTIRDADRILVLDEGRVVGSGTHHELMDGNQTYREIVLSQLTEAEAA, from the coding sequence GTGCTCATAAAACTCCTGCGGGCCTGTCTCGGCCCGTACAAGAAACCGATCATGCTGTTGGTGGCTCTCCAGCTGCTGCAGACCTGCGCCACCCTCTATCTCCCCTCCCTCAACGCGGACATCATTGACAACGGTGTCGTCGAGGGGGACACGGGCTACATCCTGCAGTACGGCGGCATCATGATCGCCGTCTCCATCGCCCAGGTCGTCTGCAACACGGGGGCCGTCTTCTACGGTGCGCGCACTGCGGCCGCACTGGGCCGGGACGTGCGGGCGTCGGTCTTCGACCGCGTTCAGTCGTTCTCGGCACGTGAGGTCGGGCGCTTCGGGGCGCCCTCGCTGATCACCCGTACGACCAATGACGTCCAGCAGGTCCAGATGCTGGTCCTGATGACGTTCACCATGATGGTCTCGGCACCGATCATGTGTGTCGGCGGCATCATCATGGCGCTCGGCCAGGACGTTCCGCTGTCGGCGGTGCTGCTCGCGGTGGTGCCGGTGCTCGGCATCGCGGTGAGTCTCATCGTGCGGCGGATGCGGCCGCTGTTCCGCACGATGCAGGAGCGGCTCGACACGGTGAACCGGGTGCTGCGCGAGCAGATCACCGGCAACCGGGTCATCCGCGCCTTCGTCCGCGACGGGTACGAGGAGAAGCGATTCCGCGGTGCCAACACCGAGTTGACCGATGTGGCGCTCTCCACCGGCCGTCTGATGGCGCTGATGTTCCCGACCGTGATGACGGTCGTGAACGTGTCGTCGATCGCCGTGGTCTGGTTCGGTGCGCACCGGATCGACAGCGGCGGGATGGAGATCGGCGCGCTGACCGCGTTCCTCTCCTACCTGATGCAGATCGTCATGTCCGTGATGATGGCCACCTTCATGTTCATGATGGTGCCGCGCGCCGAGGTGTGTGCCGAGCGCATCCAGGAGGTGCTGGAGACCGATTCGAGCGTGGTGCCGCCGGTCGAGGCGGTGCGGGAGCTGCGCGCTCACGGCCATCTGGAGGTGCGGGCTGCGGACTTCCGCTACCCGGGCGCCGAGGAGCCGGTGTTGCGGTCGGTGGATCTGGTGGCACGCCCCGGCGAGACGACCGCGATCATCGGGTCGACGGGCAGCGGGAAGTCGACGCTGCTCGGTCTCGTGCCGCGGCTCTTCGATGTGACGGACGGTCAGGTGCTGGTCGACGGCACGGACGTACGGACGCTGGAGCCGTCGCTGCTGGCGAGGACGGTGAGTCTGGTTCCGCAGAAGCCGTATCTGTTCTCCGGGACGGTCGCGACGAATCTGCGGTACGGAAACCCGGACGCGACCGACGAGGAGCTGTGGCACGCGCTGGAGGTCGCGCAGGCCAAGGAGTTCGTCGAGGAGCTGGAGCACGGGCTGCACGCGCCGATCGCGCAGGGCGGCACCAATGTCTCCGGCGGGCAGCGGCAGCGGCTCGCGATCGCGAGGACGCTGGTACAACGGCCGGAGATCTATCTCTTCGACGACTCGTTCTCCGCGCTCGACTACGCGACGGACGCCGCGCTGCGCCGGGCGCTGTCGCAGGAGACGGCCGAGGCGACCGTGGTGATAGTGGCGCAGCGGGTGTCCACCATCCGTGACGCGGACCGGATCCTGGTGCTCGACGAGGGCCGGGTCGTCGGGTCCGGCACCCATCACGAGCTGATGGACGGCAATCAAACGTACCGGGAGATCGTGCTCTCCCAGCTGACGGAAGCGGAGGCCGCATAA
- a CDS encoding FGGY family carbohydrate kinase has product MGIVAGLDSSSAFTHIVVCDADTGAVLRQGYAAHPVEAKATEVDPQVWLLSLGEAATGGLLEGVQAIGVSAQQHGLVPLDRQGNLVRPALLGNDKRAQVAAADLIDGLGGRQAWAQAVGAVPQAAQPVSKLRWLARTEPEAAQRVASVLQPHDWLVWQLLGRPNRRTTDRGAASGTGYWSAEGGAYRPDLVELALGHQAALPEVLGPADAAGTTPEGLLISAGTGETMAAAFGLGVGPGDAVVSLGASGSVMAVHHEALADPSGMITSFADATGMHLPVVYTLNAVRALRGTAEMLGLEGLEELSALALKSTPGASGLVLLPYLEGERTPHLPHTAGTLSGLRRESMKPEHLARAAFEGMLCSLADALDVLRGRGVEVRRVFLLGAAAELPAVQGLAPAVFGTQVVVPQPAEYAALGAARQAAWALGVSQGTLDPRTPPAWQGAAAQVLEPGEELPVGQAVRQQYTATRDQIHPGAFDSAL; this is encoded by the coding sequence ATGGGCATAGTCGCCGGCTTGGACAGTTCTTCGGCCTTCACACACATCGTCGTCTGCGATGCGGACACGGGTGCCGTACTCCGGCAGGGGTACGCCGCACATCCCGTCGAGGCCAAGGCCACCGAGGTGGATCCGCAGGTATGGCTGCTCTCACTCGGTGAGGCGGCCACCGGCGGGCTGCTCGAAGGCGTCCAGGCCATCGGCGTGTCGGCGCAACAGCACGGTCTGGTGCCGCTCGACCGGCAGGGCAACCTCGTACGTCCGGCGCTGCTCGGCAACGACAAGCGGGCACAGGTCGCCGCGGCCGATCTGATCGACGGGCTCGGCGGGCGACAGGCCTGGGCCCAGGCGGTCGGGGCCGTGCCGCAGGCCGCGCAACCGGTGTCGAAGCTGCGGTGGCTGGCGCGGACCGAGCCGGAGGCGGCGCAGCGGGTCGCTTCGGTGCTGCAGCCGCACGACTGGTTGGTCTGGCAGTTGCTGGGCCGGCCGAACCGGCGGACCACCGACCGGGGTGCCGCGTCGGGGACGGGGTACTGGTCGGCGGAAGGCGGTGCGTACCGGCCGGATCTGGTGGAGCTCGCGCTCGGGCACCAGGCCGCGCTGCCCGAGGTGCTGGGCCCCGCCGATGCGGCAGGGACGACGCCGGAAGGGCTGCTGATCTCGGCCGGAACCGGCGAGACGATGGCGGCGGCGTTCGGGCTCGGGGTCGGGCCCGGCGACGCGGTGGTGTCGCTGGGGGCCTCGGGCTCGGTGATGGCGGTGCACCACGAGGCACTGGCCGATCCATCCGGGATGATCACGTCGTTCGCGGATGCCACCGGGATGCATCTGCCGGTGGTGTACACGCTCAATGCGGTGCGTGCGCTGCGGGGCACTGCCGAGATGCTGGGCCTGGAGGGGCTGGAGGAGCTGTCCGCCCTGGCGCTGAAGTCGACGCCGGGCGCGTCCGGGCTCGTCCTGCTGCCGTATCTGGAAGGTGAGCGCACCCCCCATCTCCCGCACACCGCGGGCACGCTGAGCGGGCTGCGGCGGGAGTCGATGAAGCCGGAGCATCTGGCGCGGGCGGCGTTCGAGGGGATGCTGTGCTCGCTGGCCGACGCGCTCGATGTACTGCGTGGCCGCGGGGTCGAGGTGCGTCGGGTGTTCCTGCTGGGTGCGGCGGCCGAACTGCCTGCCGTGCAGGGACTTGCGCCCGCGGTGTTCGGTACGCAGGTCGTCGTACCGCAGCCGGCCGAGTACGCGGCACTGGGTGCGGCCCGGCAGGCGGCCTGGGCGCTGGGGGTCTCGCAGGGGACGCTCGATCCACGCACCCCCCCGGCCTGGCAGGGCGCGGCGGCGCAGGTGCTGGAGCCGGGCGAGGAACTGCCGGTCGGTCAGGCGGTGCGGCAGCAGTACACGGCGACGCGGGACCAGATCCACCCCGGGGCGTTCGACTCCGCGCTCTGA
- a CDS encoding ABC transporter ATP-binding protein, giving the protein MRLLGPLARPDEPSPESVTDVPIRTDPISVVRSFRRFWPLTYGDRRWLLLICVLASLTAVAETITILLFAELTDNALQQGSVSAFWKPAGQWLTVAVIGAIVGYLCSSLAVWTAERFVMRLRARVFGHLQTLPPHFYQRNRRGDLVERLTGDVEAIEALVVSGIVGAATALFNTFFYAAAAAWLSWKLALATFAMVPLFYLVTRVFTGPLRAVSRRGRAADGAITAVVEETLVNVVMTQAYNRQQDEEERLLGKARARFKAAVRGTRLAELYEQLVEVLETVCVLVIIGLGAWQISTGGITLGQLLAFAAFIGSLYPPIRSLGQLGLTATAATAGAERLLEILDTEPTVTDPGASVAAPARRRAVGEVEAREVDFHYPGNPEPVLRGLSFAAVPGELLVITGPSGAGKSTLAALLLRFYDPDRGSIRLDGTSVDQLPLTYLRRNITLLPQDTLVLHDTIEQNIACGRTDTTFRDIEEAARAADAHDFIRALPDGYDTVVSPGTSRLSGGQLQRIAIARAMVRDAPVLLLDEPTTGLDALAAQRILGPLRRLAEGRTTIVITHDLALAADADRILVLDEGRLVESGTHTQLLGRSGLYATLFDAKPSRRNGTVNAHAKHARPSGIHWR; this is encoded by the coding sequence ATGCGCCTTCTCGGCCCCCTTGCGCGCCCCGACGAGCCGTCCCCGGAATCGGTGACGGACGTTCCGATCCGTACCGACCCCATCAGCGTGGTGCGGTCGTTCCGGCGGTTCTGGCCGCTCACGTACGGAGACCGGCGCTGGCTCCTGCTGATCTGCGTCCTCGCCTCCCTGACCGCGGTCGCGGAGACCATCACCATCCTTCTCTTCGCGGAACTGACCGACAACGCTCTGCAGCAGGGATCCGTCAGCGCCTTCTGGAAACCTGCCGGTCAGTGGCTCACCGTGGCCGTCATCGGTGCGATCGTGGGGTATCTGTGCAGCTCGCTCGCGGTCTGGACCGCCGAACGCTTCGTGATGCGGCTGCGGGCCCGCGTCTTCGGTCATCTGCAGACGCTGCCGCCCCACTTCTACCAGCGCAATCGCCGTGGTGACCTGGTCGAGCGGCTCACCGGCGACGTGGAAGCCATCGAAGCGCTCGTGGTCTCCGGCATCGTCGGGGCTGCCACGGCTCTCTTCAACACCTTCTTCTACGCTGCCGCCGCTGCGTGGCTGAGCTGGAAACTGGCCCTCGCCACCTTTGCCATGGTCCCGCTCTTCTACCTCGTCACCCGCGTGTTCACGGGGCCTCTGCGCGCGGTGTCCCGGCGTGGACGCGCGGCGGACGGTGCCATCACCGCCGTGGTCGAGGAGACGCTGGTCAACGTCGTCATGACCCAGGCGTACAACAGGCAGCAGGACGAGGAGGAACGGCTCCTCGGCAAGGCGCGTGCCCGGTTCAAGGCAGCGGTGAGGGGCACCCGGCTCGCCGAGCTCTACGAGCAACTCGTGGAGGTCCTCGAAACGGTGTGTGTCCTGGTGATCATCGGTCTGGGGGCGTGGCAGATCTCCACCGGCGGGATCACACTCGGCCAGCTCCTCGCCTTCGCCGCCTTCATCGGTTCCCTCTACCCGCCGATCCGCTCCCTGGGCCAGCTCGGCCTGACGGCCACCGCCGCGACCGCCGGAGCCGAGCGGCTCCTGGAGATCCTCGACACCGAGCCCACCGTCACCGACCCGGGCGCATCCGTCGCGGCCCCGGCCAGACGGCGCGCCGTCGGCGAGGTGGAGGCGCGGGAGGTCGACTTCCACTACCCCGGCAACCCGGAGCCGGTTCTCCGCGGTCTCTCGTTCGCCGCGGTCCCCGGCGAACTGCTGGTCATCACCGGCCCCAGCGGGGCCGGCAAGTCGACCCTGGCCGCCCTGCTGCTGAGGTTCTACGACCCGGACCGCGGCAGCATCCGGCTGGACGGCACATCCGTGGACCAGCTGCCGCTGACCTACCTCCGTCGGAACATCACGCTGCTGCCGCAGGACACCCTCGTCCTGCACGACACCATCGAGCAGAACATCGCGTGCGGGCGTACCGACACAACTTTCCGTGACATCGAGGAGGCCGCGCGGGCAGCCGACGCGCACGACTTCATCCGTGCGCTTCCCGACGGCTACGACACCGTTGTCTCACCCGGCACGTCCCGCCTCTCCGGGGGGCAGCTGCAGCGCATCGCGATCGCCCGCGCCATGGTCCGCGACGCGCCCGTCCTTCTTCTCGACGAGCCCACCACCGGCCTGGACGCACTGGCCGCACAGCGCATCCTCGGCCCGCTGCGGCGCCTCGCCGAGGGACGCACCACCATCGTCATCACGCACGACCTGGCCCTCGCCGCCGACGCCGACCGCATCCTGGTGCTGGACGAGGGGCGTCTGGTGGAGTCGGGCACGCACACCCAACTGCTCGGCCGGAGCGGCCTGTACGCCACGCTGTTCGACGCCAAGCCCTCGCGACGCAACGGCACCGTCAACGCACACGCCAAGCATGCGCGCCCTTCGGGAATCCATTGGCGGTAG